The following coding sequences are from one Candidatus Eisenbacteria bacterium window:
- the nifS gene encoding cysteine desulfurase NifS → MRRIYFDHNATTPVHPDVLEAMLPFYKEKFGNPSSIHGFGQEARSAVEAARGNVAAILGCDKGEIIFTSGGTEADNLALVGAARALRKKGEHIAISSIEHHAILNTATALQKEGFRIAAIPVDKSGIVDPEDVKKALEKDTIFVSIIHGNNEVGTIQPIEQIGKILNERQVLFHTDAVQTVGKMRTNVRELGVQLLSLSGHKINGPKGIGALFMKNGVRIEATMRGGHHEKGRRAGTENVPGIVGLGKACEIAMGEGEAEQKTVRELRDRLEKGILERIDGVTLNGHPAKRLAGTTNLSFGTVEGESMILSLDMEGIGVSSGSACTSGSLEPSHVLVAMGVPPERAQSSLRFSLGRGNTKEEVDFLLEVFPKIVERLKAMSPLANRAKVK, encoded by the coding sequence GTGAGGCGCATTTACTTTGACCACAATGCTACAACGCCTGTTCATCCAGACGTTCTGGAAGCCATGCTTCCATTTTACAAGGAGAAGTTTGGGAACCCGTCGAGCATTCACGGATTCGGGCAGGAGGCAAGAAGCGCGGTCGAGGCCGCGAGAGGGAATGTTGCGGCTATTCTCGGATGCGACAAGGGCGAGATTATCTTCACGAGCGGAGGGACTGAGGCCGACAACCTTGCCCTGGTTGGGGCAGCCAGGGCTCTCAGGAAAAAGGGCGAGCACATTGCGATAAGTTCGATCGAGCATCACGCAATCCTGAATACCGCAACTGCCCTTCAGAAAGAGGGATTTCGGATTGCGGCAATTCCCGTTGACAAGTCCGGAATTGTAGACCCCGAAGACGTCAAGAAGGCACTTGAAAAGGACACAATTTTTGTGAGCATCATCCACGGAAACAATGAAGTAGGGACCATCCAGCCCATAGAGCAAATAGGCAAGATACTGAACGAACGACAAGTTCTCTTTCACACAGACGCGGTTCAAACGGTCGGCAAGATGAGGACAAATGTTCGTGAACTCGGGGTTCAGCTTCTTTCACTCTCAGGACACAAGATAAACGGGCCGAAAGGGATCGGCGCGCTGTTTATGAAGAACGGTGTCAGGATCGAAGCTACTATGAGAGGCGGGCATCACGAGAAGGGGAGAAGGGCAGGGACTGAGAACGTCCCAGGGATTGTCGGACTTGGAAAAGCCTGCGAAATTGCCATGGGGGAAGGCGAAGCCGAGCAGAAGACTGTGAGAGAGCTGAGAGACCGGCTTGAGAAGGGAATCTTGGAGAGAATTGACGGCGTGACTCTGAACGGTCACCCCGCGAAGAGACTTGCCGGGACGACAAACCTCTCATTCGGGACGGTCGAAGGTGAATCCATGATCTTGAGTCTCGATATGGAAGGGATCGGCGTCTCGTCCGGGTCTGCGTGCACATCCGGTTCTCTTGAACCTTCGCACGTTCTCGTCGCCATGGGTGTTCCGCCCGAGAGGGCTCAGAGCTCTCTTCGCTTCAGTCTTGGAAGAGGAAACACAAAGGAGGAAGTCGATTTTCTCCTGGAGGTTTTTCCAAAGATTGTTGAAAGGTTGAAAGCGATGTCTCCGCTTGCGAACAGAGCCAAGGTTAAATGA
- a CDS encoding Rrf2 family transcriptional regulator, which produces MKLSTAGKYAIRAMFELALRHGSGPVPAKDLTRSQMIPFEYLEHLLARLRKAGLVESIRGVKGGYNLSTSPRKTRIGDILRAVEGPLELGSCACASSSHVKCGRAEDCVSRLIMVKLGSEISRVLDEITLEDLKKEVRGTRTRLKDGYLVSCSL; this is translated from the coding sequence ATGAAACTCTCGACTGCCGGAAAGTACGCGATAAGAGCAATGTTTGAGCTTGCACTGAGACACGGAAGCGGTCCTGTTCCAGCGAAAGACTTGACAAGAAGTCAGATGATACCTTTTGAATATCTTGAGCACCTGCTTGCCAGGCTGAGAAAAGCCGGGCTCGTGGAGAGCATCCGCGGAGTCAAGGGAGGCTACAATCTCTCAACTTCGCCGCGAAAGACAAGAATCGGTGACATCTTGAGAGCTGTCGAGGGACCGCTTGAGCTCGGATCATGCGCCTGCGCATCTTCATCCCATGTGAAGTGCGGAAGGGCTGAGGACTGTGTTTCGAGGCTCATCATGGTGAAGCTCGGGAGCGAAATATCAAGAGTGCTCGATGAAATCACGCTTGAAGACCTGAAGAAGGAAGTGCGGGGGACAAGAACCCGTTTGAAGGACGGATACCTGGTGTCGTGCTCTCTGTAG
- a CDS encoding tetratricopeptide repeat protein, with amino-acid sequence MRLALRISILLFAVVVLFLPGCAAQKGPKPVALPVATEEEEALKFALAGKDSLLAGRYEGAIALFRQSLEKVPNYVDAQKGLAIALKEAGKNEEAIAEHLNVLRTFPDDAQFRAGLAYLYLVSDSLDRAVEEYLKVVRKTPDDDKIYKNLGYIYSKKGSFADAVMAYERSLEIRPRDLETLKSLATLYMENDLLAEAADVFEKIFAADSSDVSAARNLTSVSMKLENYPRAIAVCRRVLVLDPKSDGDRFILANAYQRAKQTDKAAAEFETIIAGNPDYRGAYCSLAQIYNEKNLPAKTIALASKGIEKDPNSACLVCAWGKALELQSKFEEAIQMFSKASGDAQWGQYAETMIKRQQSLIDRREFEKKKKERKR; translated from the coding sequence ATGAGACTCGCACTTAGAATATCCATCCTATTGTTTGCCGTTGTCGTCCTCTTCCTGCCGGGATGTGCTGCCCAGAAAGGGCCGAAACCTGTCGCCCTGCCGGTTGCTACCGAGGAAGAAGAGGCGCTGAAGTTTGCCCTGGCCGGCAAAGACTCGCTCCTTGCAGGGAGGTACGAAGGTGCAATAGCGCTCTTCAGACAATCACTTGAGAAGGTCCCAAATTATGTTGATGCACAGAAGGGACTGGCCATAGCGCTCAAAGAGGCCGGTAAGAATGAGGAGGCCATCGCCGAGCATCTTAACGTGCTGAGGACATTCCCGGATGATGCCCAGTTCCGGGCAGGACTTGCCTATCTCTACCTGGTCAGCGACAGTCTGGATAGAGCAGTGGAGGAGTACCTTAAGGTTGTAAGGAAGACTCCGGACGATGACAAGATCTATAAGAATCTCGGCTACATCTACTCCAAGAAAGGCTCATTTGCAGACGCGGTCATGGCTTATGAAAGATCTCTTGAGATCAGGCCGCGTGACCTGGAGACTCTCAAGAGTCTCGCCACACTCTACATGGAAAACGACCTTCTTGCCGAAGCCGCCGATGTCTTTGAGAAAATCTTCGCTGCGGATTCGTCCGACGTATCTGCTGCGAGAAACCTTACATCGGTCTCGATGAAGCTGGAGAACTATCCAAGGGCAATAGCGGTTTGCAGGAGAGTCCTTGTGCTGGATCCGAAATCAGATGGCGACAGATTCATTCTTGCAAATGCCTACCAGAGAGCCAAACAGACTGACAAAGCCGCGGCTGAGTTCGAGACAATAATCGCGGGGAACCCCGATTACAGAGGGGCATATTGCAGCCTGGCGCAGATATATAATGAGAAAAACCTGCCGGCAAAGACAATAGCTCTTGCCTCGAAAGGAATTGAGAAGGATCCCAACTCCGCGTGCCTGGTCTGCGCCTGGGGGAAAGCGCTTGAGCTGCAGAGCAAGTTCGAAGAGGCGATACAAATGTTCTCAAAAGCATCAGGAGATGCCCAGTGGGGTCAGTACGCCGAGACCATGATAAAGAGACAGCAGTCTCTCATCGACCGGCGGGAGTTCGAGAAAAAGAAGAAAGAAAGGAAACGCTAG